GAGCACGACGGCGAGCTCTCCTATCTCGGTCCCGGGGACGACGGCAGAGGTGCCATGTTCCGCCTCGTGCTCCCGCCCGAGGGCCCGAAGCCCATGAGCGAAGCGCCCCCGAGCCCTCCTCCGTCGGTGTAAGGTGGGGCATGGCCCAGGCGAGGACGCGCCATCGATGACGACCCCCGCGAGCACGACCGAAGAAGCCTCTCTCGCTCGCCCGCCGTTCGAGCGCATGACGGCCTCCGAGAAGCTCTTCGTCTACCTGTGCACGCTCTTCGTCGCGTGCCTCCTCTTGGGCGACATCATCGGCGGGAAGACCCTGCACACGCCCCTCGGGCCCATCTCGGTCGGCATCGTCCCGTTCCCGGTCACCTTCCTCCTGACCGACATCGTCAACGACTTCTACGGGCGTAAGGGGGCGCGCTTCTTGACGATCCTCGGCTTCGTCATGGCCACCTTCGCGTACGTCGTGCTCCAGATCGGTACGTACGCGCCCATCGACGAGTCGACGTATTTCACGCAGGCCGAGTTCGCGAAGATCTTCGGCGGCAGCGCGCAGCTCTTCCTGGCGTCGATCGTCGCCTACCTCATCGGTCAGTTCCTCGACATTTACGTCTTTCAATTCTGGAAGCGACTCACCCAGAGCCGCCACCTTTGGCTCCGTGCCACCGGCTCGACGCTCCTCAGCCAGATCGTGGACACGGTCGTGATCAACTGCATCTTCTGGGGGTGGACGGCCGCCGCCGATCCCGAGGGGTTCCTCGGAAAAATGCCCGCTGCGGAGCGCTGGGCGTGGATCGGGAAGAAGATCGGGCGCGAGTACGGCATCAAGGTCGTCGTGGCGATCGCGTTGACCCCCGTGGTCTACGCGCTCCATGCGGCGATCGTGAGAGGTCTCAAAATCGAGCCCGAGAAGCTCTCGAAAGACGGGACTGTCTCGTAGTCGAGCGTCGGTAGGCGCAGGCGGAGCACGGGCCAACATCGTGATTTGAGCTGCGGACTTACGTGGGAGGATGGTCCCATTTCCACGGTTTGTTCGGCCCGACTCGGCGATTGACTTTCGTGAAAGGATTCGTAGGGTTGGCGTATGGCACGCGCCGCCGCTCCGAAGCCCGCGAACAAACGCGGGAGCCCCGAAGCCGTCGAGAAGCGGCGCGTGGCGCGGCACTTCAACGACGTGCTCGGAGGTGGCTCGTCGGCGGCCCGTCGCGATGGCCGCACCGAGAAGCGGCGTCAGCGGCTCATGAAAGAGCTCGAAGACGGCCTCGCGCGGGGCAAACGCGAGCTCAAGCCGATCGACGTGCTCCTCCGCGTGCAAGAGCTGCTCGAGCTCGGAGAGCCTCTCTCGCAGCTTCGCAAGGTCGTGAGGGTCCGCCCGGTCCCGCCGGACACGTCCCTCGACGAGCTGTGCGACGTGGTGACGCGCCTCCATGACGCCTACGGTTTCCGCCCCGAGGCGTACCGCTTCGTGGGCATCGGCGACGAGGTGCTCGCGAGGGCGGGCATCGTGGGGCGGGCCAAGGGCGAAGGGGCCCCGGGGCCCACGAAGAAGGTCACGCGCGCCCGTCCTTGACCTCGCTCGGGCAGATGGGTAGCTACGGGGCGTGCTCGCGACCCCTCGCATGCGTCCGTCTCTCGTCGGTCTCGTCGGCGTCGTCGCGCTCGCGATGCTCGGGCTCTCCCCGAGGCCTGCGGGTGCCACGGCCGCCGAAGACGCGGAGCGTGCGCGCCGCGCGGTCGTGGTCGCCAAGATCGGCGAGACGCCAATCACGGTGGGCGAGCTCGAGTCCCGTCTCGCGGCGGTGCCCCGCTTTCAGCTCCGCGATTTCGGCGCGACCCCCGAGGAGATTCGCCGCGGTTTTCTCGAGCGGATCGTGATCCCCGAGGTGCTCCTCGCCGAGGGCGCCAAGGCGTCTCGTGTGGCGGACAAGGCCCCGTGGGTCGGTCAGATCGCGCGCGCCAAGAGCGGGGCTGCCCTCCGCGCCGTTCGCGCGCAAGTGCCCCTCGGGGAGTCCATCACCGACGCCGACGTCCGGGCGTACTACGACAAGAACCTGTCCTTTTACGACTCGCCCGAGCGCATCCACGTCTTCCGCATCCTCGTCGCGACGCAGGCCGAGGCCGATGCCCTCATAGCCACCCTCAAGAAGGACCTGACCCTGAAGGCCTTCACGGACCTCTCCCGCGACAAAAACCTCGACAAAGCCACCGCCATGCGAGGCGGAAACCTCGGCTTCCTGGGCCCCGACGGAGCCTCGAACGAAGCGGGCCTCAAGGCCGATCCGGCGCTGGTCGTGGCGGCCAAGACCGTGCGGGACGGCGAGCTCGTGCCGAAGCCCGTCGCGGAGGGCGCGAGCTTCGCCGTCGTGTGGAGGCGCGGGACGGTGGCCGCCACCAAGAAGACCCTCGAGGAGGCGTCCGCGCAAATTCGCGACACGCTCGTGCGGCGGAAGCTCGAAGAGGCGACGCGCTCTCACATCGACGAGCTCAAGGCGAAACACGTCTCGCAGCGCGACGACGGCCCCCTCTCGGTCTTCAACGTCCCTGTCGACGACGGCCCCCTCGTACCCAAGTCCGACGCGGCCGCGAAGCGCTGATTTTCGGCGTCCGTCGAGGACGTCAGCCCTCTTGGGGCTCGCGGTTCCGGAGCGCGGCGAAGGCGGCGGCGCGCTCGGCGAGGCGCTTCGATCGCCCTTCGCCTTCGCCGAGCACCTGGTCACGCACGACGACCTCGACCACGAACGTCGGCTCGTGCTCGGGGCCTCGTGTCTCTCGCACACGGTACGCGGGGCTCGGCTGCCCTTCGGCCTGCACGACCTCTTGGAGGAGGCTCTTGGGATCACGCGTGTCGAGCGCCTCTCCGCGCGCCATGCGCGTCGCCACGATCTCGCGCACGAGCGCGCGCGCGCCCGGCAGGCCCACGGCGTCGTAGACGCAGGCGACGAGGGCCTCGACCGCGTCGGCGAGCACGTTGGTCTCTTGCCGCTCGGTGCCCGAGTGCGCGCCCTTCCCGAGGGCGATCGCGTCGCCGAGGCCGACCTCGCGGGCCCACGTCGCGAGCGCCTCGGCGTTGACGAGCGCGGCGCGCATGCGGGTGAGCGCGCCTTCGTCGGCCGTGGGGTTCTCGAGCGCGAGGATCTCGCTCACGCAGAGGCCGAGCACCGAGTCTCCCAAGAACTCGAGCCGCTGGTTGTCGGCCATGCCCGGGACCTCGTTGGCGAAGCTCGGGTGCGTGAGGGCCTCTTCGAACCTGGGGAACGTGGCGGACCCGGTGAGGCCGCCGAGGCGCACGAGGAGCTCGGCGCGGGCCTCGTCGAGGCGCTCGCGGGCCTTGCGGCTCGCCCCCTTCACGGGGACCGGGGGTCTCGAGGGCCGCGTCGTCACGGCGCGCCCCCGTAGGCGAGCTCGGCCGCCCGCGCGCCGTCGAGGTCGAGCACGGTGAGCCCTCGCGGCTCATGCGTGGCGAAGTCGACCCGGACCTTGCCCCACGAGAGCGCGAGGTCGGGGTGGTGATCGTCCCTCTCGGCCCGCAAAGCCACCCGGACGACGAACGCAAGGGCCGCCGCATAGCTTGAAAAAATGAATGTTTTCGATATTTTATGACCGTCGCTGCTCCACCCGGGGTGGTCCGCCAAGAACAGGTCGACGGCCTCTTTCGGGAGCACGGGGGGGCGCGGCATCCCGCTGACTTTGCCCTCTCGTCTCACCTTGCACAAGCCACGACACGCGGTGGGCACGCGCCGCGCGTGCTCTCGGTCCGGATCGGTCTCGAGTGAATCGATGGCCATTCACGCCCGTCGCACTCGGGCCGCGTCCTCGTGGCGCTTCTTCCATTCGAGGCTGCTCGTCTCGCTCCTTCGCTTCCTTGCTCTTCTCGGTGCTCCTCGCGGCATGAAAGTCGTCCCGCTCGCCCTCGCAGGTCTCTCCGTGCTCGTGCTCTCGTCGCACGCGCGTGCCCAAGCGCCGACCGGGCCGCCACCGCCGCGTACCCCGCAGCACGAGGCCGAGGTGCGGCGCGAGCTCGACGCCGCGTCGGTCCAGAAGCAGGCGGGGCCCGTGTACGCCGAAGAGAGCAGCGCGCTCGATCGACGCCGCTACGACGCTTGGATCGCGCGTGGGCAGGCTGCCCAACCGTCGCCGTTCCGCCTCGTCTCAAGGCCCATCGGGGTCGATCTCCTCGGCGAGGTGCGGATGACGGCGTCGAGCGGCATCGCCATCGGCTCGCGCTTGGGGGGCTACGTCTCGGTGCTCGAGTGGCTCGGCGTCGAGGGGCGAGTGACGCTCGCGTCCGAGGCGTTTCGTCGAGGTCACGACGTCACGGGGGGCGTGTACCTCGGAGCCCGCGCGTCGACACCGCTCTCGAAGGGGGCGCTCGTTCTCGCCGGCCTCGGGCTCGCGGTCGAGCGCACGTTCACGGGGGATGGTGGAGCCCCGTCGGCCGTCTTCGTCCCCGCGCTCACGCTCGGAGTGCGCCGCTGCGTCGTGGCCTTGCCGAGCGACGCTGGTTGTGTGGCGTTCGCGATCGACCTCGCCGGAGTGCTTCGTCTGCCGACGGACGGAGACTCCGAGCTTCGGCGAGCGCGCGCCGGGTTCTCGTTCGCGATCGGCCCGGCGGTGCTGTTTTGAGGGCCGCGTGGGCTCGCGCGTTCCTCGTGTGGGGAGCGCTCGTCGCGGTGGCCACCACCTCGGGGAGTGCGTCGGCCGACGTGCCCGGGTGTGTGCCCGGCACTCCGTTTTGTGCGCAGTGGGGCCCTGCGGGCCCGCAAGTGATCGTGCGGCCTCCGCCCGTCCAAGGAGGAATGCAAGGCGGAGGAGGCGCGGGCGCACACGGACAGGCCCAAGCCCAAGCCCAGGCGCGCGCCGCCCTCGAGGCCCAGTGGCGCGCCGAGTGGGACGCCTACCTCGCGTGGAGGGCGAACATCGCGGTTCAGGTCGACGTCTCGGTGCGCGCGCGCCTCCAAGCCCAGGCGAGGGCCGCCCTCTCGCGCACCCCGGACCCGTACGCGATGCGGCCCCTCTACGTGCCCCCTCCGACGTACCCCGACGTCACGTTCCCGCGCCTCTCGCTCGGGCTCCTCGGGCTCTGTTTCGGCCACTTCCTGGGCGACACCGCCGCCGTGTACGCCGGGTACTGCCCGTCCGTGCGGTACCGCGTGGGCGCGCTCGCGATCGCGCTCGACCCCGCCATGCTCGCGGTCGAAGAGGCTCGCGTGCCCTATGGGGCGTTCGCCCTCCGCCCCGGCGTGACCTACGCGCTCGTCCGCGGGCGCAACGAGACGTGGGGGAGCGAGCTCTACGTGAGCGCCGGCCTCGACGTGTACGTCCCCACGGGCCCGCGTCGGCCGAGCGCCGCCTTCTTCGGCGCCCACGGCGGGCTCGGCGTGCAGGCCACGGACGGCACCTGGGTCTTCGGCGCCGAGTGGCGGCTCACGAGCCGGGTCGCCTTCGAGCCCGCCCTCCTGGGGGACGGGACCGCCACGAACGTGTCCGCGTTCCGCCTCGGCAGCGAGGCACGGTTCTTCGTGGGGTTCGAGTTTTGAAAACTAAGTAATTTCATGATTTTGCGTGGGATCCTTGGGTGCGTGCGACCTCGACCGCGTGGCCTCGGGAAGGCCCTCGAAAAGCCGGGAACTCTTCCTTCGCGCCCCTGTCCATTCGGTCACGGAGGACACGATGGCCTATGCTGCGCGGGTGGCTCTTCTGGCGTGCCCGTTTTGCCGTGAAATGTTCGAAGAGGGAGAGTCGAAGACCTGCCCGGTGTGCGGCATGGCGCTCACCCCCTTCGAGAAGCTCCCTCCCTCGCACGACGCCCACGCCGAAGACGGCTTCGTGCCGGCCATGCCCGAGACCGAGCTCTTGCCCGTGACGTACCTCGGGCGCGGAAAGGGCCCGCTCGTCGCCGTGGCGCTGCTCGGTCTCCCGCTCTTCTTTTTGCCCTGGATTCACCTCCGGATCCCGTACGCCGAGGAGCTCTCGGCCTTCGACTTGTCCCGGCATCGCCTCGGGTGGCTGTGGGCCGTGGCCGTGGCGTGGACCGTGCTCGTGCCCACCGTCCTCAGCCGCCGGAGCATCGTGCAGATGCGGGGCGCGCGGGTCGCGGCGGCGTTTCTGGCCGCGATTCCCGCCGTGAGCGCGGCGATCCTCCTGCTCCGCCCGCCTCACGGTCAGCTCTTCACGGTGCAGTTCTCGTACGGGTGGCCCCTCTACGGGACGCTCGCCCTCTCGCTCGTGGGGCTCGGCCTCGCCCTCCGCCTCGGTGGCCCGGTCGACGACATCCGGGTCACCCGCGGCAGCTCCAAGGGGCAGACGCTCCATTGACGACGGGGTAGCGCCGCACCCGTCATGGAGGCATCCTTGACGGGCGGTGGCCGCGACCAAGAGAAAACCGAAAACCACCGGCGAGCTTCGGCTCGTCGCGTCCCACGGCGCGCTCCTCGCTCCGCCGAACGCACCGCCGCGCGCGGCTCCATCTCCTCCCGACGGCGCGCCCTCGAGCGCGGGTGAGCCCGAGCGGCCCGACGCGCTCGACGTGACCGAGGTCCCCGCCGCCGTGCTGTGCGCGCGGTGCGGCTTCCCCGACTGCACCGGGACCTGCGAGGTGAACGACGCCTCGGGGGTGTTCGTGCTCGTGCCGTGGGAACGCGGAAACGCCTCGTTTTCCCGTCTCTTCGCGACCTCACGCGCCGCCACGGTCGACGCCGAGGCGTTCTTCGAGAGGCTCGGGGACGGCCCCATCGGGCCCGCGCTCTCGTTCGCGATCGCCGCGGAGCTCGTGTCGGTCGTCGCCCTCGCGCTCGTCGTGTGCGCGCCCATCGTCGCGTGTTTTCCGTACGAGCTCCGCGAAGTGCTCGGCGACCCGGGGGCCCGTCGTCAGCTCTTCGTCGCGGCGCTCTCCATCTTGCCGGCGTTCGCGCTCGTGCTCGTCGCGGCGCACGTCTTCCACGGCCTCTCGATCGACCTCGGGGCTTCGCGGCAAGGGGCGCGCGCGCATCGGTCGCGGGCGCTCCGTTTCGGCCTCTACGCCTGCGGGTGGGACCTCGTTCTCGGGCCGGTGGGCGCGTTCGTCCTCGCCGTCACGGGTGGGCCGAAGGCCGTCGTCGGCGCGTTCTCTCGCGCGTCGGGGCTGCCGAGCCGTGCGACCCACGCCCTCCTCGCGAGCACCTACCGCCTCGAGGGCGACCCGGCTCGCCGCGCCCTCCGGGTGTCGTACGCGGGCGCGGCCATCTCCACGGTGCTCTCGGCGGCCTTCGTCGTGATCGCGGTCGTGAAGCTCGTCCTCGCGTGAGGCGAGCCCCCTCTCAGTCGCCCCAGGGCCACACCTCGGGCGCGAGCCCGTCGTACGTCTCGAGCTCGTACTCGCGCGCGGCGATGCAGCACTCGCTCGCCACCGGGAACACGGAGCACGCGCCCGGGCGAATCGTGTAGATCGCACATTTGTTGTCGCGCTTCAGGTGATGGCACCGGCCGTTCTCCTTCAGCGTGAGGATGACCTTCCCGTCTTTGCGCTTCGACCACGGCTTCTTCAGCAGGTCCTCGCGGCCGGCCTCGCGGAAGCGCGCCTTGTCCTCGTCGTCGAGCACGACCTCGTTGTCGCGGCAGCACGCGCCGCAGGCGAGGCAGTCGAAGCTCACCTTGCGGGTCGCCTCGGGGTGGATCGAGTCGCGCTCGGCGCGGCGGCGCACGATGTGGAGCGCGTCGTCGGGGACCTTGACCGTCGCAAGGCCAGGAAACTTCCCGTCTTTTCGGACGGTCCAGCGGTCGAGCCCGAGGTCGAAGATCGACCAGATCCCGAGGTCGGTCCAGTCGTCGTTCTGCTTCGGCGCGGGCACGACGAGGCGCGCGCGGTTCGGCGACTCCCAGTACACGGCGTGCCCTCCGAGCTTCACGAACGCGGCGGCCTCCTTCCAGTACTTGGCCTTGAAGCTGCGGACCACGCTGCGGACGACTCGTGCCATGCGCCCCTCCTACTCGAAGTAGCACGCGCCGGGGAAGGGCCCGCGCGTGGGCGATTTTCCTTGCGGCGCGCTCGCCCCTCGCGTTTGGCTCACGGCCCCCGTGTCGAACGCTCCGCGAGAACCCGAGGCCAAGGTCCCGTTTCCCCGCGTCTTCTGGGTCGCCATCGGCCTCGAGGTCATCGAGCGCATGGCCTTCTACGGGGTCTACATCAACCTGAGCGTGTACCTCGGGCAGACGGTGGGCCTCTCGGACAAGGAGATCGGCGGCCTGCTCGGCGTCTTCGCGCTCACGCGCTCGTGGGTCCCCGTCGTCACCGGGGCGCTCTCGGACAAGCTCGGGTTCCGTCGCTCGCTCGTGCTCTCGTTCGCCCTCTACGCGCTCGCGTACCTCGCCCTCTTCGGCGTGGCCTCGTTCCGAGAGCAAGGGGCGCTCGTGCGTGTGCTCGCGTGGGGCGCCGTCCTCTCGATCGCGGTGGCCGGCGCGTTCTTGAAGCCGGTCATCCCGGGCACCGTGCGCAGGTACGCCCCACCCGAGCGCCGCACCCAGGGCTTCTCGATCTTCTACGCGTCGGTGAACGCGGGCAGCGTCGTCGGCAAGGTGCTCACCAAGATCGTGCGTGTGCTCCTCACGCTCCGCGCGAGCATCGTCAACTCCGTGATCGCCTCGCTCGTCGGCCTCGGGATCGCGCTCGCCGCGTACTTCGAGCCGAGCGCCGAACCGCTGCCTTCGAGTGGCGAAAAATCGAACGAAAACGGAGATTTGGAGCGGCGAGACGCGGGCTTCGCGGCGAGCCTCGCCGAGGTCTTCACCGAGCCTCGGCTCATCGGATTCCTCGTCGTCGTGAGCGGGTACTACCTGCTCATCGAGCAGTTTTACCAGACGTTCCCCGTCTACATCGTGCGCATGTTCGGCGAGAAGGCGCCGCGCGAGGAGATCTCGCTCATCAACCCGTTCTCGATCGCGCTCCTTCAGGTCGTGGTCGCGCGCTTCACCAAGAAGCTCCGCCCCCTCCCGGCCATGGCCTTCGGCATCTTCGTGGGCGCCGTGTCGATGGCGCTCATGGGGCTCGTGCCCACGCTGTGGGGCGCGTGCGGGAGCTTCTTCGTCTTCGCGATCGCCGAGATGATCTACTCCCCGCGGTACTACGAGTACGTCTCGTCGTTCGCGCCGAAGGGGCGCGAGGGGCTCTACATGGGGCTCGCGCTCGTGCCGTCGGGCCTCGGAGGGCTCGTCGGTGGTGTGCTCTCCGGGCGGCTCATCGCGGCGTATTTGCCGAAGGGGGGCGGGGTCCTACGGCCCGGGACCGTGTGGGGCACGTACGCGGCCATCGGCGTCGTCTGCGCGCTCTTGCTCTGGGGCTTCGCCGCGCTCTTCCCGCCGAAGGTCGAGGCCACCGAGGCCACCGAGGAAAAGCCGTGACGTCCCGCCCGAGACCTGCGCGTGAGCGGGCCCGAAGTGACTGGAAAGACAGCGAAATTCGGCGATGTCAGGTCGGGAGCTGCGCCTTCGCGAAGCCGCTCCAGCACGCGTCGTAGTCGCCCTGCAGGGCCGAGGTCTCCATCGCGAAGCGCGTGGGCGCGATGACCGCGCGGGTCTCGAACATGAAGGCCAACGTGCGCTCGATTTTGTGGGGCGCGAGCGGCACCGACACAGCGCGCTCGTAGGTGGCGACGTCGGGGCCGTGGGCGCTCATCGCGTTGTGCAGCGAGCCTCCGCCGGGGACGAACCCGCCGCCTTCTTTGGCGTCGTACACGCCGTGCACGAGGCCCATGTACTCGCTCATGACGTTGCGGTGGAACCACGGCGGGCGGAACGTGTCCTCGCCGACCATCCAGCGCGGCGGGAAGATCACGAAGTCGCAGTTGGCCGTGCCGGGGACCTCACTCGGCGACGTGAGCACGGTAAAAATAGAGGGATCCGGGTGATCGAAGCTCACCGTGCCGATCGTGTTGAAGCGCGCGAGATCGTATTTGTAGGGTGCAAGTGTCCCGTGCCAGGCGACCACGTCGAGCGGCGAGTGGCCCATGGTCGCTTCCCAGAGGTGCCCCTGGAACTTCTGCACGACGCGCGTGGGCACGTCGCGGTCCTCGAAGGCCGCGACGGGCGTGAGGAAGTCGCGTGCGTTCGCGAGGCCGTTCGAGCCGATGGGCCCGAGCTCGGGCAGGCGGAACGGCGCGCCGTAGTTCTCGCACACGTAGCCTCGCGCCTCGCCGGCGGAGAGCTCCACCCGGAAGCGCACGCCGCGCGGGACGACCACGATCTCGCCGGGCGCGACGTCGAGCACACCGAGCTCGGTCGCGACGCG
The sequence above is a segment of the Myxococcales bacterium genome. Coding sequences within it:
- a CDS encoding homogentisate 1,2-dioxygenase, with the translated sequence MDLRYMPGFGNAHVTSAVEGALPEGRNSPQKVPFGLYAEQLSGSAFTAPRAENRRSWLYRLRPSAGHTPFVKREGTGLLRTGPFTEVPPSPNRLRWDPLPSPPPGTDFVDGLVTIGGNGAPAHGTGVGIHLYVANTSMVDKVFYDADGELLIVPQQGGLRVATELGVLDVAPGEIVVVPRGVRFRVELSAGEARGYVCENYGAPFRLPELGPIGSNGLANARDFLTPVAAFEDRDVPTRVVQKFQGHLWEATMGHSPLDVVAWHGTLAPYKYDLARFNTIGTVSFDHPDPSIFTVLTSPSEVPGTANCDFVIFPPRWMVGEDTFRPPWFHRNVMSEYMGLVHGVYDAKEGGGFVPGGGSLHNAMSAHGPDVATYERAVSVPLAPHKIERTLAFMFETRAVIAPTRFAMETSALQGDYDACWSGFAKAQLPT
- a CDS encoding MFS transporter, which translates into the protein MGDFPCGALAPRVWLTAPVSNAPREPEAKVPFPRVFWVAIGLEVIERMAFYGVYINLSVYLGQTVGLSDKEIGGLLGVFALTRSWVPVVTGALSDKLGFRRSLVLSFALYALAYLALFGVASFREQGALVRVLAWGAVLSIAVAGAFLKPVIPGTVRRYAPPERRTQGFSIFYASVNAGSVVGKVLTKIVRVLLTLRASIVNSVIASLVGLGIALAAYFEPSAEPLPSSGEKSNENGDLERRDAGFAASLAEVFTEPRLIGFLVVVSGYYLLIEQFYQTFPVYIVRMFGEKAPREEISLINPFSIALLQVVVARFTKKLRPLPAMAFGIFVGAVSMALMGLVPTLWGACGSFFVFAIAEMIYSPRYYEYVSSFAPKGREGLYMGLALVPSGLGGLVGGVLSGRLIAAYLPKGGGVLRPGTVWGTYAAIGVVCALLLWGFAALFPPKVEATEATEEKP
- a CDS encoding 4a-hydroxytetrahydrobiopterin dehydratase, whose amino-acid sequence is MPRPPVLPKEAVDLFLADHPGWSSDGHKISKTFIFSSYAAALAFVVRVALRAERDDHHPDLALSWGKVRVDFATHEPRGLTVLDLDGARAAELAYGGAP
- a CDS encoding queuosine precursor transporter, which encodes MTASEKLFVYLCTLFVACLLLGDIIGGKTLHTPLGPISVGIVPFPVTFLLTDIVNDFYGRKGARFLTILGFVMATFAYVVLQIGTYAPIDESTYFTQAEFAKIFGGSAQLFLASIVAYLIGQFLDIYVFQFWKRLTQSRHLWLRATGSTLLSQIVDTVVINCIFWGWTAAADPEGFLGKMPAAERWAWIGKKIGREYGIKVVVAIALTPVVYALHAAIVRGLKIEPEKLSKDGTVS
- the rnc gene encoding ribonuclease III, with translation MTTRPSRPPVPVKGASRKARERLDEARAELLVRLGGLTGSATFPRFEEALTHPSFANEVPGMADNQRLEFLGDSVLGLCVSEILALENPTADEGALTRMRAALVNAEALATWAREVGLGDAIALGKGAHSGTERQETNVLADAVEALVACVYDAVGLPGARALVREIVATRMARGEALDTRDPKSLLQEVVQAEGQPSPAYRVRETRGPEHEPTFVVEVVVRDQVLGEGEGRSKRLAERAAAFAALRNREPQEG
- a CDS encoding peptidyl-prolyl cis-trans isomerase encodes the protein MRPSLVGLVGVVALAMLGLSPRPAGATAAEDAERARRAVVVAKIGETPITVGELESRLAAVPRFQLRDFGATPEEIRRGFLERIVIPEVLLAEGAKASRVADKAPWVGQIARAKSGAALRAVRAQVPLGESITDADVRAYYDKNLSFYDSPERIHVFRILVATQAEADALIATLKKDLTLKAFTDLSRDKNLDKATAMRGGNLGFLGPDGASNEAGLKADPALVVAAKTVRDGELVPKPVAEGASFAVVWRRGTVAATKKTLEEASAQIRDTLVRRKLEEATRSHIDELKAKHVSQRDDGPLSVFNVPVDDGPLVPKSDAAAKR
- a CDS encoding YkgJ family cysteine cluster protein, with the translated sequence MARVVRSVVRSFKAKYWKEAAAFVKLGGHAVYWESPNRARLVVPAPKQNDDWTDLGIWSIFDLGLDRWTVRKDGKFPGLATVKVPDDALHIVRRRAERDSIHPEATRKVSFDCLACGACCRDNEVVLDDEDKARFREAGREDLLKKPWSKRKDGKVILTLKENGRCHHLKRDNKCAIYTIRPGACSVFPVASECCIAAREYELETYDGLAPEVWPWGD